The Pungitius pungitius chromosome 15, fPunPun2.1, whole genome shotgun sequence nucleotide sequence CTTGTTTTTGAGACATCACAGCAGTGAGTACTTCCAATAAGCTTCTGGAGGTTCTCCATTTGAGTATTAACCTTGGCACATTCACACATTATCTCCTTGTTTTATACTTTGGTTGACCTTGGAGGAGCCTCCTGCTGTCTGTGGGTCTCAAAGGCAAGCTTGAAGTTTCATACAGGACCCTTGAGTCACCGTTAGTCATTTTCACGACTAGTCTTCACAAAATCAGTGTCGCGGCTCTGTACCTTCCGATACTGTACCTTGCCTGTGTTTCCAAACTGATGGTAGCTGATCTTATACTTGAGGTCATTCTTGAAAATGTCTCTGAGGGTGAACTGCTTCTTGCCGTCATGAAAAGCACTCAGAAGGTCTGTGATGTTGACAAGAACGGTGCTCTCATCCACGGCCTTTATGGTGAAATTCGCTGCACTGATGTTAGCTGAAGAGATGATGAGATCATGTTTACTCATGTCGGGTCAACGTGTCTCTCCTCCAGCAATAATTAAATAGGCAAAATTAACAATCAAAATAGCCACTAAGGTGAAGAGTAGAAGTGGAATTTTGGCAAACATAACAAAACATAGAAAAGCCGGCCCtggatagactaatcgaaccatctaccaagtggcccgataggggcccctggaccgtacactgctgggcatttacacactaaaactgtcatatttatgaaagcaaaaggaaacTCAGTTTCTACTTTATGTCATACGTCATAAAGAAACTAGCTGATATACTGTAGCTCATATAATTACAGGCTGCTCATTCACACCCAACCCAGTCTCAAAAAAAGGCGTGAAATGGCTCcgtacttacaggggctttaccCCCATAAAAcctaaaggacgaagcctggaagtctccgttatgttagcctagtgtgtggacagtatatctgtaaaggttttactttgattgagtaaagcagaacaaataaagagaggctttagtggaggcctcacggccacttcacacACAGGGCGGCAGCTCATATCTCACCGTTTGCCAgcaaaatgataagtcccgcctctctatggaatcgtcagagccaatggaatcgagccagacccacgtgggatcgAGCGCACGCTTTCCTGGTCAGTAGaaggaggagacgtgtggagcgagaaatgacgctccgctctgagggtgaAGCCCCCGGGAATTATGGgaattctttcattgaaaactcataaaaataaggcaatttatgtttaaaaagtcataatgtgatacagttgctttgtgtttgttttgtttggcgattagtggctttaagccTGAACGCccctttacggtaacgcccccaccggaagtgcttttttttaataatgcgccgttaaaggcgttgcgtagccactcattcccaaagagacactcaaatctccACAGAAAccaataaacggaaggtcttctacagtctctgatagaagattatgaaagaataacgcatacttctcgctagaaatgccatcgaaatgcatacagatgctgatgctttcttaaaatatagtCTTTTTCACAGATAATATGCCGACCGTCCGCCATGATTTTCTTTTCGCTAACGGGAAAcctgatagtcacgtgacctatttgcaaagcaatgcaAATGAAttggccaaaagaaacgtaacatggtaatgttattttgggggaaaacgtaacacgACTACGTCTATTACGGTGGACCAAAGGAGCCATTTCACGCCTTTTTTTGAGACTGGGTTGTCACACCTCTGAATTATGgatcatgtgtttttttgcttgtgCATGCAATACCTACTGTCTCTATAGGGGTTGAAGGGAGTGGATTCAGTGTAAGGGAACCCCCCCACGTCATGGTTATTATCATAGTCATCAATATCAGGCTCTGTTTGGATCTTTACAATGTAGGTCCTGTCAATCACAAATACATCATTATGGGCGGGATATAAGTAACATACATTCAACATGCATACTGTTTggagttgttgttgtaaaaCGAGGCCAAAGGTCAGAAGTCTCAGTTACTATACTACCAATATACTGAGATTATTCTAAAAGACAAGATTTTCCTCAAATTAAATAAGGATGATGATGTTAAAGCCAGTTTATAGAAACGAGAAGGAGTAAGAGGTTATGTAACTTACTTAGGGAACCCACCTAAGAGATAAGCTCCAATGAAACGTTACAGAGCAATTATTCAGGGCTCGAAGTGACAGGGAGGTCCTACCTGTCCCAGGGCCGCAGCTCGTTGGTCAGATCACATTCTGAATGTGACATTGCAAAGCATTGTGGACTCTGATTCCAGTCCATGCCCTCACTGatagacacaaaaacacagaaagacaggAGAACAATGACACGAGACAAAGGCACAGACTTAATGATGCTTTCTGTTGCTGACATGTAGCACAGTACAGCTTGCATTACATTCCGAATAGATAACAAATGGAAGGAATAccttaaatatattaaaacctTTGGAAAAATCCTATCAAACCTATTTCCTCTCTTGTGTTCATGACTTACTGAATGAAAAGGTTACATCGGGAGAATCTTTTGAAGCTGCATAAACTGAAGAAACTCGGTTGGTGGAGCACTTCGGCCTCCTGTGGCCAGAATAAGTATTGCAACAACCATTTTTTCCCCACATGTtttcacacagaaaataaattaaaattggTCCTGGCAAAACTTTTCGCCTCGTCTTCTGTCATAAGCTTTGGAGAGAAGTAACTTGGATcagacttttaaaataaaaggaatctCACAAGGCCCTCAGGAAGGCCTCTGTAGAAATGGCTTTGTGTTATTGGAAAGATCAAGTGAAGTTCAACACAATCCAAACAAGCCTGCCTTTTTCCTCAAAGCCCTCAGTGTGGGTCCACTACTGCGAGCACATTGTGGTCTCATTGAAATAAAGGAGGGAGTATTTCTACCATCTTTTTAGACCGCATCAAACAGCCTGAGGTCTGTACCCCTCAAAAGTAAAACTAAGTTTTAACACAATGATGAAAAACCCTTATATCATCCATTGTTTTGTGGAGCATCTAAAGTAGCATTGGTTTAAAAAGAATTATTGTCTAGTCCAAGCAGAACAATTCTAGGGTGCAATGTCTTTTTGGGTCAcaacacaatgttttaaaataatgagCAAGAAGTGTAACGGGACCGCAATGTAAAGTGTACTTTAATACAATATAAGTGctattgtattttgtaaaattgTCCAATGtccaaaacatgtaaaaattCTGAATAAGagatgcattgtgtgtgtgtgtgtgtgtggacttacCTATAGTACGACACAGTGTATTTGTAAGCAGAAGGCTTGACAGTCCAGGTGACGATGATTTTAAAGTCCACAGACACCCAGCGCACGTTCTCTGCTTTCGGCAAAACGTTCTCATCTTTGGAAACACAACATTCATTTGGATCTTTGTGATCTTCTTTcctggatttgtttttctaGTGAAGTATCACAACACAAACAATTCACATCCACTTCGATGGATGTGTTGGAGAAAACCCTGATCCCACCTCCCCTTGCTCCTCTTTCTTATAAACAGACAATAAATGAGCCAGAAGACCAGCTAGTGACCAACTTCTAAAGTTTGAGATACTGGGTGTCCCGCACCTTCCTGTGACATTTTGTTCTCATAACGTTCGTTTGTTGCATTGTCAAAAACATGTTGTGGAACATTTGCTTTGACTCATTCCTTGCTTCATCTTTTCCACACGTCTTGAGAAAAACGCTGCGTCATGATTAGCTAAATTCCATCATGCCACATTTACTGATTACAGGTCAACTGAAGAATTTCGCAACTGTGCAGGTTATTTTTTAAGAGCCTTGGTTGAACAATATGTCCAGACTTAATACATGACAACTTCACTACTTCAACATTAGTTTCCAGTATGAATAAACGTCTCACATGGATTTCATCTGCAGTGTTCACACCTGGAATTTTATTGCATTTGTCTTTTATGTCTCATAACCAAATGTGTACTactgaacagaaaaaaacaagtggtATCTTCCGAGGTAAATAGCTCTTCTCTGTCTATTATATATCTGATTGTGGTAAAATACAGCGTATTAGAATATGTGACGAGCTAAATAACGTTTAAGATGACCTATGGTTGCCGTGGCAGCGGAGACTCAAGTCTGACAATCAAACAAAGTCTAATACAACGTCAGAAGGATAAAACACTGGTGGTTTGGGGTGGGGACAGAACttgactctttttttcaaattcgaACTTGCAGCATTGCTCTATATTATTGGTGACTGTTTAGCCAAGCCTGACGTATGTGTAGCCTGAAATACGGTAACATGTATCCGCACAGGCCCCTGTAGAGACATCATGATGCTGTGGGTGCCCTCCCAGTGGACAACATTTGATGAAGGGCTTTACATGTTTCCCATCTGGTGGAGAAAACGCAGCCTTTGGGTGCCCCTCCAGTGTAGAACACCTTCAAGAGTTTCCTTCCAGTGGACAAGACATAAAGACGTTCCCTCAAGAATTTCAAGTGCAATAACAGGAGTACCTTCTCTCCAGGGTGCCCTCCCAGTAGAGAAACATGAATCAAGTGCCCTCCACAATGCAGCAAGCCATAGGAACCGAGATGTGCCTTCCAGAGACATGTTCCAGTGGAGGAAGCATGATGCTCTACATGCAAAAACCTACTCCTACACcatttatctatctatctatccatccatgcatccatctaCTTATCTATCGATCAATTTATCATGTTCTTTTACCTGCAGTAGTGACGGTCCAAGCAGACAAACAGACTCCCAGGTAaagcacattttttaaagatgcCATGTTGAAACAACTCAAAACCTCCTTGAATGCCGGATGATGTCAGGGCTGCCTCTAAGCCTGCAGAAGTAGCTGTAGATGAGATGCTCCTCTGGCTTTATGCTGCTCAGACTAGCTGGTTGTTTTCCGGTGAACTGGACAGAGAGTCTGGGAGCCTCAAATGGGGGAACTGGGGGACGGTTCACGGTTCCGCCTCGTTCTGCCTACTGATCCCTCCTACTGGCCGGCATGCTGATGGGGGAGTGGTTACACCCACACTGAACCAAACAGTTGAATCCTGCTTGTGCCTCTCATGTAGTCCACTGAGTGTCTGTGAAAGCCAAACAGCTTGAGGCCGCGTTGCCTTGACGACGGATCCAAGAGGTTTATTCAAGATCTCTTCTTAGTTTTAGCTCAGCAGGAAACTTGCTCATGTCCTTCTAAACttcaacaacatcaacatcaacacTTGAGACGGAACAATCTAGCCTGTTATGACGCAATACTAATACACATCATTAAAGGCAGACTGTGCAggaatctaataaaaaaaagtccctcTCAGTAATTAATCATCACTTTATGACCCACTTGATTTGGGTTCCGTCTTTGCAGTGTGCATATGATGTACCATTAGAACCAAAACTATAACCTAATTTCAAGTTTAGATTATTTTAGATGCATTAAAGATTTAAGAACTATTTGAGACTGGGTGAATACTTGGTTGATGCAATTAGTTTGTTATTGTTAAATGAACTaaggtttttaatgttttgctgTTGTACTCTTTAAGtctgctttgtgttttcatgtggtGGTTTTGTGAAACTTTTAGAATGTACCACAGCGATTCAAATTCTCATTGGGATTATCTCGGCTAAACAAAggttaaatacaaaaaatgtgCCGGTGCTTTTTTCTGCATCCCACACCCTACatattctcttttcttcttactttgtgtttttttttaattatatacacgccctttaaaaaaaaaacatttcaaggatttttgcatttattattaaaaaaatagccCCAAACCCCAAAGTTTCCGGCCATAAGTGGATAAACCCTTTTGCATTTATGAAATATCCCTCAGCGCTATTGTCCCCTGGGACAGGAGAGCATCCAAGGAATGTGGGACTGAAGGAAACATACCAAGGAAGCATTTGCCTTCAAAAAAAAACTACCACAACACAAACTATACATCTGGATTCTGGATAAAATGATTGCATCTATTTAAGGTAATGGCTGGGTCCGAGGTCTGCAGTAAAACGTTGTGATCTGTACTGAGCGAGTGTGTGGGAACAGCGTCAGTGTGTGTCAAAGGGGGGGAAACCTCCTGGTAGCAATTAGAAACCATGTGACTGTTCTAGTtggacacacacgtacaaagaACAACACACGGTATCACGATTGTGTTACTCAACACTCATTCTTTAAAACTCCTTTTGAACTTGTTATGGCAATGATTTTTCTTAATGCTGCCCAGTTTTTTTAAGTCAACACATTAAAGAATGCATGCAAATATCACTATTGCAGAGAAATGGCCTCTGAGTCAAAACATATCTATTTTACtacatatttgtatatacaGGTATGAACTATATAACTCAATAACTTTCTTTGCTCATATTTAAGCATTTAACTTAGTTGAGGTGCAGCACATTTTTTTCAGGCATATTAATCTGCTACTTATTGTCTCAATGTGTCCATGTTTGTATTATCCATGGGTAAATGTAGGGTAAAGTTTGTTTGGGCAGAATAGAATTAATATGAATAGGTCTGTTTTTGACCATCATCATGGTAAAAGTAAAACATGACAGCATTGTATACTGGAAATGAAAGCAAGTAACAGCTGCTTCGGATCAGTGAGGCATCTGGTTTTCTTACCACCATAAAGCATTTCCTAAGGCTAACATTTGGAGCCACTTTGCATCAACACTGTGGCCCCGAAAGTAAAGTGCATCAAAAAATAACCAATGCTGCTACCTTGCGTCAGAATACAAGCTTTATCCATGTCAGATCAGTCGTGTCTACCTACAATATCATCTACAGTTCATGAAATACCACACTATGctatatatacaatttatatCGGAATTGTCTCCCAAACGCTCATTTATTTTTGCCCGTTGTagttttttgaaaatatttttaaagtttCCCTTCCAAATGATGAACGACCTATGATGTAACCTGAGACCACATGCCCCAGAAAACTAATAGCGGATGTCTCCTCCACCCAGCcctgttaaataaatacatctggTTACTGCCAGAAGTGCAGAAAGGTGGAAGTGTGAACAATTAAGAACTGAAAGTACAGTGAAGGTCTTAGTAGAATATTTAAACCACTCTCATGGTTTGGACCGGGCTAACTCGGCTGAAGTTGCGTTAGACTTAGTGATGAGCGTAGGTCAATGAGAGATCAATACTATAGATACCAGGCAGCAACCTCCATGTCTTTACAAGGGATGCAGGTACCTTAGACCTGCATTCTCACTACTGACCACCAGGGGACGAATTATACTCCATCTAGATCAGTGTCTGCAGTGTGGGTCGcagacccgtttgtagtgggtcgcaagcctttgcatgggaaaataattaaaatgaaaaaaattcatcctgtgattttattttgaagggacttgcagcggagtttcgtctttttttccggcttgtccgtccatgttttccgtcagcgcggcaattagaacgcggaagcacaccccccccgtcgacaccgctagcgcaacttcccccccccccgaccgatCGTATTGGGTCgaggcttgtcattaaggggtaaaggtgggtcccggagccagacaagttgagaaccactgatctagattttagagtcaaatagaccactTTAGGGAGGgactactgtgattgacaggtcaggAACTCAACGTTGTCCATTCTCAGAATTGTCTATGTGTTGGTGTTACAACTATCACCCTTTAACATTGTGTCTTAAAATAGGTTATATTTATGTTTCTTATGTTCAGCCTTTGTTTAAACTTCAAGCCCCTCCCACTTTTGGTTTCGGATGGCAAGGGACAAATACCAGGGTCGAAATGGTCAAAATGACAAACTCAAGATCTACAGACATAAGGATTGTTTTGTAAGGCACGATCACACTTACGTGTGAAGTTACAAAAGAAGTTGCACAAAAGGGTTGTTGTTGATTTAAGGCGGGACTTTGCTGGTCAAAGTGAACCAAAGCTGAATACTATATAGAAAGTTGCTTTGTCACCAAAAATGTGTAGCCCCTTTGCTTGCATTGCATGGAGgtgagcggggagggggggatatTCACACACATCAGTTTTACGCTTGTGTGGCAAGGAGTCCAAATGCTTGTATGCACCATGTAGACATGGTTGTAAATTGGGCTCAATGCTAACACAAACATGCTTCAGCAACGGCTATCGTTGTAGAACATCCAGGAAACAACTAAAAAAGCTGGGTCTCACCTCCATCCTCGGGGATTCGGATCAAATGTCGTCCTGCTAAAGTTAAACAGACCGCCACCATCAGATAACAGGGTGTAAAGATGTCTGGAATCTATTGCCAGTCTGTACAGGATGGCGATTGGGATGGGACCCAGcacgctgctgtttgtgtgaaacTCACAAATGTTATTGTACATCCTTTTCAGTTTTCCtatgtaataaatgttttgtttaaacTAAAACAGGTCACGTGCTGTGGACGACTGTGAATCAGTAGATGGTAGGTTGGATCTCCAAAGTCTGCATGGACCAACTGAGGGTGGACTGTAGGCTCACTCAAACACAGGAACCCGAGTCAATGTTTGCTTATTTACGCTTGCCAAGTAACTTCTCAACTAAAATGTTGCTAGTAGTTCAGTTGCAATTCTTGTTTCTTGTCAAGAACTTTGTTTCATGacttaaatgtttttacaacaaaacaaaaaaagtggtTTCTGTGCCTGTCTTAAGACAGTTAAAAACTCGTCCAAACGTTCATCCCTAATTGAGCAGCTACCTTTCCATATTCCACCTGTGAACCCATTGTTCATCCACAGAGTCCCTGTTACGTCCCCCAGCTCTGGTGCTTGTTGctacaagagtgtgtgtgtgtgggtgagtgtgtgttgatTTGCAGATGAGCCACACCTGAGCGGAGCCTGTGTCAGGGCTACAAGAGGCTCCCTGGACCatctgcacggggggggggaacccgcGAGAGCCGCAGCCCAACCGCGCTGGTGACGATCAAGGTTGCCGTTcagccgccaacccggcagcgAAGAACGTCCCGCACCCATCCATCTGTTTTGAGTAAACTAGTAAACTTCCGTTAATATGTAtgagtaataataaaatacccCTAGTTAAGTGTTGATAC carries:
- the LOC119209288 gene encoding tissue factor-like isoform X2; amino-acid sequence: MASLKNVLYLGVCLSAWTVTTADENVLPKAENVRWVSVDFKIIVTWTVKPSAYKYTVSYYSEGMDWNQSPQCFAMSHSECDLTNELRPWDRTYIVKIQTEPDIDDYDNNHDVGGFPYTESTPFNPYRDTNISAANFTIKAVDESTVLVNITDLLSAFHDGKKQFTLRDIFKNDLKYKISYHQFGNTGKRDIISDSSTAEVSKLDAGQRYCFMVAAFISSRPKSTQRGAWSIQQCTPEESSILQELTLGAWVCAVFILLTVLAIVITVTFLCCRCYRQKNTSQSSAPV
- the LOC119209288 gene encoding tissue factor-like isoform X1, with translation MCFTWESVCLLGPSLLQKNKSRKEDHKDPNECCVSKDENVLPKAENVRWVSVDFKIIVTWTVKPSAYKYTVSYYSEGMDWNQSPQCFAMSHSECDLTNELRPWDRTYIVKIQTEPDIDDYDNNHDVGGFPYTESTPFNPYRDTNISAANFTIKAVDESTVLVNITDLLSAFHDGKKQFTLRDIFKNDLKYKISYHQFGNTGKRDIISDSSTAEVSKLDAGQRYCFMVAAFISSRPKSTQRGAWSIQQCTPEESSILQELTLGAWVCAVFILLTVLAIVITVTFLCCRCYRQKNTSQSSAPV